In Candidatus Angelobacter sp., the following are encoded in one genomic region:
- a CDS encoding CopG family antitoxin — protein sequence AENRPDLRLMESSTATSAESSESVTITLRIDPRMLARIKRLARSRYLNYQSMIKQWLSERMEQELRER from the coding sequence GCTGAGAACCGCCCGGATCTGCGACTGATGGAATCATCCACCGCCACTTCGGCTGAGTCTTCGGAGTCGGTCACGATTACTTTACGAATCGACCCGCGGATGTTGGCGAGAATCAAACGGCTGGCGCGGTCGCGTTACCTGAACTACCAGAGCATGATCAAACAGTGGCTCAGCGAAAGAATGGAACAAGAACTGCGG